In Haladaptatus cibarius D43, the sequence AGCCTGCTCGGAACCACTCACGAGGCGGTCGTTTTCGACGCGCACGACGAACTCCGCCCGAACGCCTTGGGCCGAGTTATCGGCGCAGTAGACGGCGGTGGCCTGTTTTTCCTGCTCGCACCGCCACTCGATTCGTGGTCGAACCGCCGCGACGAGTTCGACGAGTCGCTGGCGGTGGAACCATTCGACGTCGAAGACGTTTCCGGAAATTTTCGCGCACGCCTCGTCGCTACGCTCCGCGCGCACCCCGGCATCGCAATCGTGAACGTGGATGTCGGAACCGTCGAAAAAGACGGATTGACGAACTCCGCGCCGAGACTCCTTCCCTCCACGCTCGCCTCCCGAGCGCGTTCGGGAGGCGAGACTGATTCTTTCGAGGGTCAATTCCCCGCTGTCGCCTACGACGCCTGCCTCACCGACGACCAGCGCTCCGTCGTGAATGCGCTCGAATCGCTCCGCGAACCGACCCGCGCAGTCGTCGTGGAAGCAGACCGCGGACGGGGAAAATCGAGCGCCGGCGGCATCGCAGTCGGCTGTCTCGCCAGCGAAGGAAACGACGTTCTCGTGACGGCCCGGAACTACCGGAGTGCCCGCGAGGTGTTCGTCCGCGCCGAAGCCATCCTCGATGCGATGGGAGAACTGGCCGACACGAACCACGACCCACCGACGCGAATCGAATCGAAATCCGGTGGCTCGATTCGTTTCGAAAAGCCGACGACTGCTGTCGAGCCGGATGGGGATGGCACTGGCGAAATGGACGCCGACGTGGTGCTGGTGGACGAAGCCGCCTCGCTCTCCGTCGGTCTGCTGGAGGAATTCCTCGATTTTTCACGCCTCGCGTTCACGACGACAGTTCACGGTTACGAAGGTGCAGGCCGCGGTTTTTCGGTGCGATTCCGCGACCGACTCGAAGCAAGCGACCACGAGGTGACCGAGGTGAGCGTGGTCGAACCGATTCGCTACGCCCCCGGAGACCCAATCGAGGTGTGGGCGTTTCGCGCGCTCGCGCTCGACGCCCGGCCCGCAGTCGAACCGCTGGTGGATGACGCGACTCCCGAAGGAGCAACCTACCGGAAACTCACTCCCGGGGATTTGCTCGCGGACGAACACCTGCTTCGGGAGACGTTCGGCTTACTCGTCCTCGCACACTACCGAACCGAACCGGCCGACCTCGCTCGACTGCTCGACGCGCCGAACGTCGTCGTTCGGGCGCTCTGCTGGAACGGCCACGTCGTCAGTGTCGCCTTGCTCGCCCGCGAGGGGAACCTCCCTGAAGCACTGCGCGAGCGAATGTACGACGGGGAACGCGTGAACGGAAACATGCTTCCAGACGTGTTGACGACCCAACTCCGCGATATTTCGGCCGCAGTTCCAGAAGGACTGCGCGTCATGCGAATCGCAACCCACCACGCGGTTCGCTCTTCGGGGTTGGGGTCGCGTCTGCTTCGAGAGATTCGCCAAGAGTTTTCGGAAGTCGATTGGCTCGGAACCGGATTCGGCGCGACGCCCGAACTGCTCCGATTCTGGCGCGAAAACGGCTACAGCACGATTCAGCTTTCGACCACCCGAAACGACGCCAGCGGCGAGTATTCCGTTCTCATGCTCTCCCCGGTGAGCGACAAAGGTGAGGAGTTGTACGACCGCCACGCACGCCGGTTTTCGGCGCGAATCGCGTCGGTGCTTTCCGACGCACTGTCCGACATGGAACCGGACGTGGTGCGCGAAGCGTTACGAGCGACAAGCGCCACCGTCCCGCTTTCACTTTCCGATTCGGAATGGCGCCACGTTTCGGCCAGTGCGTTCGGGCCGGGACAGTTCGACCACGACCCCGGCCCATTCCGGCAAATCGCCGTGAAGCATTTCATCGACCCCGAGGACATCGAATCGGGTGTTCTGTCCCTCCGGCAAGAGCGTCTGTTGGTACGAAAAGTGCTACAGACACGGGAGTGGGTCGAAGTCGCCGATGAACTCGGTTTTCATTCGACGGGGGAGGCCATGCGAACCCTCGGAAAAACGTTCAGACCGCTCGTGCGACAGTACGGGAACGAATCCGCGAAAGAAGAAATGTGGCGATACGTCGATTAATCGCGTCGTTTGTCTCGGTCTACCGCGCTTTCACTCTTGGTGAGCACGTACCGGCTCATCGTTTTGTGCGCCCGTCGAAGCCGTTTCGAGAGCGCCTGCGGTGTAATATCGAGTTGCTCCGCCAGTTCGCTTAGATTCGCCTTTCTCGGTACGTCGAAATAGCCCGCGTCGAGGGCGACCGTCAGTGCGATTCGCTGTTTCGGCGTGAGCATGAACTGTCCATCCACCGTCGGCGCTTCTGGCGCGTACAGGCGTTTCAGTTCGACGGATACGTCGCGGTCGTTGAGATTCTCCTGTAGCTTCGAGATGCTCTTTTGGTCGCCGAACCGAATTTGGAAATCCCAACCCTGTCTGGCACCGGTTCCGGTGATGATTATCGGGTCAACTTTCAGAATCTCTTCTATCGTGAACTGCGTCTCCCGACACCAGCGAATGTGATAGAGCGACCCGCCGTCGAGTTCACTGAGTTTGGTGACTGCCGTCGTCGTCGGGTCATCTTGTAGCGTCGCCTCGACATCGTTCCCGGTTTGCCCGACAGTCCAGATGTATGGCATCGTTCGATTGTCCGGGTGCACCACCATTCGTTCGAGTTCGACGACCAATCCGGGAACCGATTCGAACGTCTCTGCGAGCGCAAGTTCGTCCGCGGGAATCGTCACTTCGGCGATGACCGTCATTGTGTGATAGTCCCTCCACCCCGTGTCGGCAACCTGGGGAGCATTCAGTTTTCGTCGGGTTCCACAAGAACCCGACCAGTGCTACAGACATGTATCTTACACTCGCAGTACATAAATCCAATACGGCCCCGATTCCGCGAGGTGCCATCGTAGCTATCCGAAAATAAGTCATTCAGGGCATCGACATCGACGCTCTCGTGGAGTGGCGGCACCTCGGTCATCGACAGTCCGGTCGCGTTTCCAACCGCGGTGATGACGCCGTCGGTGACGCTTTCTTCGTCGTCCATTCGGTATACGTACTCGGCGCGTTCCATCGTCTCACTCGTGTCCATGAGCAACGAAGTTGCCCAACGTCCCTGAAGAAGGGGGTTATTCTCGAAACCAGTTTAAACCACGTCCGACCGTGATGGGGATTAGCCTCGAAACCGTATTTCGAACATGGAATGCACAGAGGACGACTGCGAGAACGAGGCTGCGGTTCGACTCCACATCCCGTGGGCCGCCAACTGCGAGGTGTGTACCGCCCATGCCCGAGTGCTGGTGCAAAAAGACGGTGTGGTTGCCGAACCATTGGACGATGTCGAGTGGTGATAGCGAGGAGTGGAAATTGTCGCGTCTTACTCAAATTTTCAGCCCACCGGAAAACGACAAACGGACGAGAAGCTAGCTACCACCGACTCTAAACGAAGCCCTCGCTCCTTGCAGTCGCTCGCCCTTCATCCACCAGGCCCGCCCTGCCCTTCCCCGCCGACTGCGAAACTCGCCGTACTGGCTCGTTTCGCGGTGGTGGCCGCGTGGACGGTGAAAAATCAAGAAGCCGTAAAAACAGAAATTCGATTTCGCTCAGTCGTGGGTGTAGTAGGTCACGATTTCGTCGCCGCCCTGACTATCGACTCGCACGAATCCAACGCGCTCGAACTGGACGATATCGTCAATCTCGGTGTCTGCGAAGTCCGGTTCGGCGCGACCCGCAACGTCGCCGTCCATGGTTCGCATGCGAACTGAAACGTTCTCCTCGGCGGGCACCCAGTGAATCACGTCCACGCCTTCATCACGAACTGCGCTGATGTCGTCGCCCGTGTACTGGAGCGCATCGCGGGTGTGCTGGAAGCAACCGAGTCCTTTCAGCCAGATTCGGTCGCCGTGATCGGGAATGTCGCCCGACTCGATGAGCACGGCTTCGCCCGCCGGAATCGTTCGCGTGCCTCTGTCCTCGTGGTCGGGGTGAACCGCGGGTTCCGCGACTTCGGGATGCTCGCCGATGAGCGGATATTCGACGCCGTCGCGGACGAAGAAGAATCGTGGCGCGTCGTCGTCCACCAACTCGCGGTTGTTGGCGTAGATGGTGCTCATGGCCAAATCGACGTTGCTCGTGGAGGTGCCGAGTCCCACCATCGCTTCCGTGATGGCTTCGCCCCGGATTCCCCGTCGGCGGACGCTCTGGAGCGTGGGTGCACGTGGGTCGTCCCAGCCGTCGAGTTCGCCCTTTTCGATGAGTTCGCCGATTGTCGAGGTGGACATCTTGATGTCGTATTCGTCAACCTGCACGTGGCCCCAGTGGATGACCTCGGGGTACTCCCAGTCGAAGTAGTCGTAGACGAACCGCTGGCGCTTCGCGGAGTCCTGTAGGTCGATGCCGCGAATGATGTGCGTGATGCCCTTCAGCTGGTCGTCGATGCCGGACTGGAAGTCGAGCATGGGCCAGCACCGATACTCCTCGGCTTCCTCGCGTGGGTGTGGCGTGTCTATCATCCGGAACGCTACCCAGTCGCGCAGGGCCGGGTTTTTGTGTTCGATGTCCGTCTTCACGCGAAGCACCATCTCGCCGGAACTGTACTCCCCGGCAATCATGTCCTCGAACTCGGCCATCGTCGTCTCCACGTCCTTGTCGCGGTGCGGACACGGTTTGGCGTCGTTTTTCAGGTTCGAAAATTCCTCGCCTGAACAGGAGCAGGTGTACGCGCCGCCTTTCTCGATGAGGTCGCGGGCGTGGTCGTAGTAGATTTCGAGACGGTCGGAGGCCGTCATCACCTCGTCCGGTTCGAAGCCGAGATAGTCGATGTCCTCCAAAATGTCGTCGTAGGCGTCCATGTCCGGTCGCTTCGTCTCCGGGTCGGTGTCGTCGAACCGAACGAGGAACCAACCGTCGTACAGGTCTTTGTACGTCCCGATAACGGCAGGCATTCGTCCGTGCCCCATGTGCCACGGGCCGTTCGGATTCGGCGCACAGCGCATTCGAATCTGGTCGTACTCCTCCGCGTTCGGGAGGTCGGGAAGCACTCGGTCGTCTTCCTCACCCTCGGCATCCAACTCTTCGACCAGTTCGGGGTCGATTTTCGCGAGTCGCTCTCGCTTTCCCTCGGTGTCCAACTGGTTCACCTGCCCGATGACTTTCCCGGCGACGCCCGGAATTTCATTTCCGTGCTCGCGGAACTCCGGATTTTCGCCCATCAGCGGCCCCATGATTGCACCGACATCCGCGTCGCTTTCGTGTTTCAGCGCGTTGAACAGCGCGTGTTTTTCCACTTCAGTTTCGATTTGGGCACGCAAATCGTCGTTCATTGCCCGATGGTTTGTGGGTCTGAATGAAAAATCTCGCTCTTTCGTACTCGGACGTGCGAAAAAACAGGTCGCCCTCCTCGAATCGGCGTCGGGGAACGAACAAAAATGATTTCGTCCGGTGAAATGCTCGGTTGTGCTCTGGGACTCAGTGCCCGCGCTCGATGAGATAGTCCGCGATTTCTTCGAGCAGGTAGCGCGATTCGTTGTCCGGCAGGACATCGAGCCGACCCTTACCACGTCGGACGAGTTCCTGCGCTTTCTCACGCGCGTAGTCGATACTTCCGGCGTCTTCGAGTCGTGCGACCGCGGCGTCGATTTCTGGCTCGGTCACGTCGCCGACATCGTCGGTTTCGACCAGCGAATCCACGTCGATACCCTGTTTGCGAGCGTGAAGCGTGATGATGGTCTGTTTGTTCTCGACGAGGTCGCTCCCACGCTGTTTGCCGAGTTTCTCGCTCGGAACCGTCAGGTCGAGCACGTCGTCTTGAATCTGGAACGCGCGACCGACGTCGATACCGTACTGGTAGAGTTCTTCGACGACCTCGTCGTCGGCACCCAGCAGAACGGCGGGAACTTTCGCCGCCGCCCCGTAGAGGACGGCGGTTTTGTTCTCTATCATCTCCAGATACTCTTCGGGGAGCACGTCCGGGCGCTCCTCGAATGCTACGTCGAGGGCCTGTCCCTCACAGATTTTCGTACAGGTTGATGCGAGTACGTCCAACGCACGGACACAGCGCTCCGGCGACGCCCCCGTGTCCAGCATGATTTCGAATGCCTTCGAGTACAGCGTGTCACCGGCCAGAATCGCCGTTTCAACGTCGTAGGCTTCGTGAACCGCCGGAACACCGCGGCGCAGGTCGTCGTCGTCCATGATGTCGTCGTGGATGAGCGTAAAGGATTGAATGACCTCGATGCTCACCGCAGCGGCCATCACGTCCAATTCGGTTCCGTCGAGCGCGGGGAACTTCCGGTACGCTTCCGACATGGGTTCGACGTCGGCCAGCGAATCCGCGACTAACAACAGCACGGTCGGGCGAAGCCGTTTCCCGCCCGCGTCGAGCAGATACCGAGATGCCTCGTAGAGGCGCTCCGGCTTGACGATTGGGAGGTCTTCCTCGATGGCCTCGTTGACCAACTCGCGGCGCTGTTCGACCGTCTGCATGACGAGTTCTTCGCGTGATTCCGTACTCGCGTCAGTCATATCAATCGACAAGCTGGATGAGATTGCCGTTTCGCGTAGCGTGGAGGTCTCTGCCGAGGCGGTAGCCTTGGCTCTCACAGAGATCCACATACGGCGCGTA encodes:
- the tmcA gene encoding tRNA(Met) cytidine acetyltransferase TmcA, whose product is MDVSLATALQNEARQSNERRMVVFSGDRDAGYEAVRDALATATIASKETVQVAPQCELDCEQVTQRRAGSLLGTTHEAVVFDAHDELRPNALGRVIGAVDGGGLFFLLAPPLDSWSNRRDEFDESLAVEPFDVEDVSGNFRARLVATLRAHPGIAIVNVDVGTVEKDGLTNSAPRLLPSTLASRARSGGETDSFEGQFPAVAYDACLTDDQRSVVNALESLREPTRAVVVEADRGRGKSSAGGIAVGCLASEGNDVLVTARNYRSAREVFVRAEAILDAMGELADTNHDPPTRIESKSGGSIRFEKPTTAVEPDGDGTGEMDADVVLVDEAASLSVGLLEEFLDFSRLAFTTTVHGYEGAGRGFSVRFRDRLEASDHEVTEVSVVEPIRYAPGDPIEVWAFRALALDARPAVEPLVDDATPEGATYRKLTPGDLLADEHLLRETFGLLVLAHYRTEPADLARLLDAPNVVVRALCWNGHVVSVALLAREGNLPEALRERMYDGERVNGNMLPDVLTTQLRDISAAVPEGLRVMRIATHHAVRSSGLGSRLLREIRQEFSEVDWLGTGFGATPELLRFWRENGYSTIQLSTTRNDASGEYSVLMLSPVSDKGEELYDRHARRFSARIASVLSDALSDMEPDVVREALRATSATVPLSLSDSEWRHVSASAFGPGQFDHDPGPFRQIAVKHFIDPEDIESGVLSLRQERLLVRKVLQTREWVEVADELGFHSTGEAMRTLGKTFRPLVRQYGNESAKEEMWRYVD
- a CDS encoding helix-turn-helix domain-containing protein gives rise to the protein MTVIAEVTIPADELALAETFESVPGLVVELERMVVHPDNRTMPYIWTVGQTGNDVEATLQDDPTTTAVTKLSELDGGSLYHIRWCRETQFTIEEILKVDPIIITGTGARQGWDFQIRFGDQKSISKLQENLNDRDVSVELKRLYAPEAPTVDGQFMLTPKQRIALTVALDAGYFDVPRKANLSELAEQLDITPQALSKRLRRAHKTMSRYVLTKSESAVDRDKRRD
- a CDS encoding HalOD1 output domain-containing protein, whose protein sequence is MDTSETMERAEYVYRMDDEESVTDGVITAVGNATGLSMTEVPPLHESVDVDALNDLFSDSYDGTSRNRGRIGFMYCECKIHVCSTGRVLVEPDEN
- a CDS encoding glutamate--tRNA ligase is translated as MNDDLRAQIETEVEKHALFNALKHESDADVGAIMGPLMGENPEFREHGNEIPGVAGKVIGQVNQLDTEGKRERLAKIDPELVEELDAEGEEDDRVLPDLPNAEEYDQIRMRCAPNPNGPWHMGHGRMPAVIGTYKDLYDGWFLVRFDDTDPETKRPDMDAYDDILEDIDYLGFEPDEVMTASDRLEIYYDHARDLIEKGGAYTCSCSGEEFSNLKNDAKPCPHRDKDVETTMAEFEDMIAGEYSSGEMVLRVKTDIEHKNPALRDWVAFRMIDTPHPREEAEEYRCWPMLDFQSGIDDQLKGITHIIRGIDLQDSAKRQRFVYDYFDWEYPEVIHWGHVQVDEYDIKMSTSTIGELIEKGELDGWDDPRAPTLQSVRRRGIRGEAITEAMVGLGTSTSNVDLAMSTIYANNRELVDDDAPRFFFVRDGVEYPLIGEHPEVAEPAVHPDHEDRGTRTIPAGEAVLIESGDIPDHGDRIWLKGLGCFQHTRDALQYTGDDISAVRDEGVDVIHWVPAEENVSVRMRTMDGDVAGRAEPDFADTEIDDIVQFERVGFVRVDSQGGDEIVTYYTHD
- the idsA3 gene encoding geranylfarnesyl diphosphate synthase — encoded protein: MTDASTESREELVMQTVEQRRELVNEAIEEDLPIVKPERLYEASRYLLDAGGKRLRPTVLLLVADSLADVEPMSEAYRKFPALDGTELDVMAAAVSIEVIQSFTLIHDDIMDDDDLRRGVPAVHEAYDVETAILAGDTLYSKAFEIMLDTGASPERCVRALDVLASTCTKICEGQALDVAFEERPDVLPEEYLEMIENKTAVLYGAAAKVPAVLLGADDEVVEELYQYGIDVGRAFQIQDDVLDLTVPSEKLGKQRGSDLVENKQTIITLHARKQGIDVDSLVETDDVGDVTEPEIDAAVARLEDAGSIDYAREKAQELVRRGKGRLDVLPDNESRYLLEEIADYLIERGH